A region of Aphanothece sacrum FPU1 DNA encodes the following proteins:
- a CDS encoding DUF5615 family PIN-like protein, with protein sequence MKLLFDQNLSRKLVIRLANIFPNSSHVQFHGLAEETDTVIWEFAKMNDFCIVTQDVDFAERSRLYGSPPKVIWLRCGNAPTYEVELLLYSGQEAIQKLFNNPNLHCLELF encoded by the coding sequence TTGAAGCTATTATTTGATCAAAATTTGAGTCGTAAGTTAGTCATTCGTTTAGCCAATATTTTCCCTAATTCTAGTCATGTTCAGTTTCATGGGTTAGCAGAAGAAACGGATACGGTTATCTGGGAGTTTGCGAAAATGAATGACTTTTGCATTGTGACTCAAGATGTTGATTTTGCAGAAAGAAGTCGTTTATATGGTTCTCCTCCTAAAGTAATCTGGTTAAGGTGTGGAAATGCACCCACTTATGAGGTAGAATTGTTGCTTTATTCTGGACAAGAAGCCATCCAAAAGCTTTTTAATAATCCTAATTTACATTGTTTAGAGCTTTTTTAA
- a CDS encoding DUF433 domain-containing protein — translation MNYQNIITIEPDKRGGKPCIRRMRITVYDVLGWLASGMSQDEIVDDFPELTKEDIKACLEFAADREHRFVVSKGVN, via the coding sequence ATGAATTATCAAAATATTATTACAATTGAACCTGATAAACGCGGAGGTAAACCTTGTATTCGACGAATGCGAATTACAGTTTATGATGTCTTAGGATGGTTAGCATCTGGGATGTCTCAGGATGAAATTGTAGATGATTTTCCCGAATTGACAAAAGAAGATATTAAAGCTTGTTTAGAATTTGCGGCTGATCGTGAACATCGTTTTGTTGTGTCTAAAGGTGTTAATTGA
- a CDS encoding DUF3747 domain-containing protein codes for MKLNLPLKLATLATVTLSSVLPFNTPVKASGFQETAVEQTKVIAIARPYGEGKYDLLVIEQIPGKRECWAETGANPVLVEPLLLNYDFTGICRRSTDSNGYSIRLDGNDLGLNYLLRVVPRDGELVLVGTPRAGNYSEIVLGSTKGLASGFMKIILNPGWQFTKRSYEGKILGHFYFSATQTALASGGQTTGTVPTQTPNPVANNGSTTLLADINTNVYKNNIEKAVSMGLVAGFEDNTFRPQQNVTREQLISMAVDAIGTVYKVDLEAQPKRDMIPFKDVDGSRWSAKKIKWAQWNFMNIGNPNNTLQPTEPITRAELIDTMRRMAIHLKNQLNLPRELQQTQQPVQFSDISGSWAEGVITQMSGYCGIATAIDEKGTKFAPDSKATRDYTAAVMVRVLECVKAEAKQANATIK; via the coding sequence ATGAAATTGAATTTACCTTTAAAACTGGCGACCTTAGCCACTGTTACCCTTTCTAGTGTATTACCCTTTAATACCCCGGTTAAAGCTTCAGGTTTCCAGGAAACGGCCGTTGAACAAACTAAAGTTATTGCTATTGCCAGACCTTATGGAGAAGGCAAATATGACTTATTAGTGATTGAACAAATTCCAGGTAAACGGGAATGTTGGGCAGAAACAGGCGCAAATCCCGTCTTAGTAGAACCTTTATTACTTAATTACGATTTTACCGGAATTTGTCGCCGCTCAACCGATAGTAATGGCTATTCTATTCGCTTAGATGGTAATGACTTAGGACTCAATTATTTATTGCGTGTAGTTCCTCGTGATGGAGAATTAGTCTTAGTAGGAACTCCTCGGGCCGGAAATTACAGCGAAATCGTCTTAGGTAGTACTAAGGGTTTAGCTTCTGGATTTATGAAGATTATACTCAATCCGGGGTGGCAATTTACTAAACGTTCTTATGAAGGAAAGATATTAGGACACTTCTATTTTAGTGCTACTCAAACCGCCCTTGCTTCAGGTGGTCAAACTACTGGAACTGTTCCTACACAAACTCCTAACCCTGTGGCCAATAATGGTTCGACTACTCTGTTAGCTGATATCAATACCAATGTTTACAAAAACAATATTGAGAAAGCGGTGTCGATGGGTTTAGTTGCGGGTTTTGAAGATAATACCTTCCGTCCCCAACAAAATGTTACTCGTGAACAGTTAATTTCTATGGCAGTTGATGCTATTGGAACGGTTTATAAAGTAGATTTAGAAGCTCAACCAAAACGGGATATGATTCCTTTTAAGGATGTGGATGGTTCCCGTTGGAGTGCCAAGAAAATTAAATGGGCCCAATGGAATTTTATGAATATTGGTAATCCTAATAATACCTTACAACCTACTGAGCCTATTACTCGCGCTGAATTAATTGATACCATGCGTCGCATGGCCATTCATCTCAAAAATCAACTTAATTTACCACGAGAACTGCAACAAACTCAGCAACCTGTTCAATTTTCTGATATTTCAGGAAGTTGGGCTGAAGGTGTCATTACTCAAATGTCAGGTTATTGTGGTATAGCGACTGCTATCGATGAAAAAGGCACTAAATTTGCTCCTGATAGTAAAGCCACTCGTGACTATACTGCGGCGGTTATGGTACGGGTATTAGAATGTGTGAAAGCAGAAGCCAAACAAGCGAATGCAACAATTAAGTAA
- a CDS encoding antitoxin has translation MNTAKIITENNQQFIILPNEYYLPGNEVYITKIGNTIVLTPQNNPWESLFNSLELFSEDFMEDRDQLNLQVREDLFE, from the coding sequence ATGAATACTGCAAAAATAATTACAGAAAATAATCAACAATTTATTATTTTACCTAATGAATATTATTTGCCAGGAAATGAAGTTTATATCACAAAAATTGGCAATACAATAGTGTTAACTCCCCAAAATAATCCTTGGGAATCTTTATTTAATAGCTTAGAACTATTTTCTGAAGATTTTATGGAGGATAGAGATCAATTAAATTTACAAGTAAGAGAGGATTTATTTGAATGA
- the vapC gene encoding type II toxin-antitoxin system tRNA(fMet)-specific endonuclease VapC gives MKYLLDTNICIYLIKKKPFKVFEKFKNIEPGDIGVSSITVAELKYGVYKSQHLEKNKVALTQFLIPLEIVSFDVNATVIYGQIRANLEREGMIIGAMDMLIAAQAVALDLILITNNIKEFTRVPNLKLENWID, from the coding sequence ATGAAATATTTACTAGATACTAATATATGTATTTATTTGATCAAAAAGAAGCCTTTCAAGGTTTTTGAAAAATTCAAAAATATCGAACCGGGTGATATTGGAGTTTCTTCTATTACTGTGGCAGAATTGAAGTATGGAGTTTATAAAAGTCAACATTTAGAAAAAAATAAAGTTGCGCTGACTCAGTTTTTAATTCCTCTAGAAATTGTTTCTTTTGATGTTAATGCCACAGTTATTTATGGTCAAATTAGAGCTAATCTAGAGAGAGAAGGAATGATTATTGGTGCAATGGATATGTTAATAGCTGCACAAGCAGTCGCTTTGGATTTAATACTAATAACTAATAATATCAAAGAGTTTACCCGTGTTCCTAATCTGAAGTTAGAAAATTGGATAGACTAA
- a CDS encoding YqaE/Pmp3 family membrane protein, giving the protein MSDLIRIICAIFLPPLGVFLQVGLGKDFWINLLLTIFGFYILGVVHAVWVISKK; this is encoded by the coding sequence ATGAGTGATCTGATTCGCATTATTTGTGCTATCTTTTTGCCTCCCCTTGGTGTTTTTCTACAAGTTGGGTTAGGCAAAGATTTTTGGATTAATTTATTGTTAACTATTTTTGGTTTCTACATTCTTGGTGTTGTTCACGCTGTTTGGGTGATTTCTAAAAAATAA
- the truB gene encoding tRNA pseudouridine(55) synthase TruB, with the protein MFGFIALNKPLGLTSHDCVAQVRRLLRIKKVGHGGTLDPLATGVLPIAVGKATRLLQFLPENKAYRAIIRFGTQTTTDDLEGEVIQCQPTPNLTSEDIKPFLCEFIGKIEQIPPAYSAIQQGGKRLYELARQGKTVEVPVRTVEITKIDVLNWYPGEFGELEVLIYCGPGTYIRAIARDLGEKLQVGGTLAGLERTESCGMKLSDSVSLEQLKIEVEQGNFTPISPELGLKHLIGVSLLEIQGQRWCQGQKIAYPSFNGVSVPQIVRVHEEGEKFLGMGEIVLGETGQILIPKVVM; encoded by the coding sequence ATGTTCGGATTTATCGCCTTAAATAAGCCATTAGGTTTAACATCTCATGATTGTGTCGCGCAAGTGAGAAGATTGTTAAGAATTAAGAAGGTTGGACACGGGGGAACGCTTGATCCTTTGGCAACAGGAGTATTACCGATCGCAGTTGGTAAAGCGACTCGTCTTTTGCAGTTTTTGCCAGAAAATAAGGCTTATCGGGCTATAATTCGCTTTGGTACACAAACTACGACAGATGATCTTGAAGGAGAAGTAATTCAATGTCAACCGACTCCTAATTTAACTTCAGAAGACATTAAACCGTTTTTATGCGAATTTATCGGCAAAATTGAACAAATACCCCCCGCTTATAGTGCGATTCAACAGGGAGGAAAACGATTATATGAGTTAGCAAGACAGGGTAAAACCGTAGAAGTCCCAGTAAGAACAGTCGAAATTACTAAAATTGATGTTTTAAATTGGTATCCAGGGGAATTCGGAGAATTAGAGGTCTTGATTTATTGTGGCCCAGGGACGTATATTAGAGCGATCGCTAGAGATTTAGGAGAAAAGCTGCAAGTAGGGGGAACTTTAGCGGGTTTAGAACGGACAGAAAGCTGTGGAATGAAATTATCTGATAGTGTTAGTTTAGAACAATTAAAAATTGAGGTTGAACAAGGAAATTTTACCCCAATTTCTCCAGAATTAGGATTAAAACATTTAATAGGTGTCAGCTTATTAGAAATACAAGGACAAAGATGGTGTCAAGGACAAAAAATTGCCTATCCGTCTTTTAATGGTGTTTCTGTTCCTCAAATTGTACGAGTTCATGAGGAAGGAGAAAAGTTTCTAGGAATGGGTGAGATAGTGTTAGGAGAAACTGGTCAAATTCTCATTCCTAAAGTTGTTATGTGA
- a CDS encoding chorismate lyase gives MTAILQPNHNNTVTDQWHALDLIWQGDETNVKQGLPHHQLSPAWQILLLGDGSPTRYLQLLTTEKTEVDLIDMSTIGKNNDGAPNQVDIISEPRLRRQVWLRTASGQRLAYAASWWDANHVDDYLQNRSLPIWESLSRLHTELYRDIQGIYYGHSLALEKAFQEKGPFWGRHYLFWHDRKPLTLIYEVFSPYLRKYLGKMSESNHL, from the coding sequence GTGACAGCAATTTTGCAACCTAATCATAACAATACTGTAACCGATCAATGGCACGCTCTAGATCTAATTTGGCAGGGTGATGAAACAAATGTTAAACAAGGACTCCCTCATCATCAATTATCCCCTGCTTGGCAAATATTATTATTGGGGGATGGTTCCCCAACACGCTATTTACAGTTATTAACCACCGAAAAAACGGAAGTAGATCTCATTGATATGTCTACCATTGGGAAAAACAATGATGGGGCCCCTAATCAAGTAGATATTATATCGGAACCTCGCTTAAGACGGCAAGTTTGGTTACGAACAGCATCGGGACAAAGACTCGCTTATGCTGCGTCTTGGTGGGATGCAAATCATGTGGATGACTATTTACAAAATCGTTCTTTACCTATCTGGGAGAGTCTTTCACGGTTACATACGGAATTATATCGGGATATTCAAGGCATTTATTATGGTCATTCTCTCGCATTAGAAAAGGCATTTCAAGAAAAAGGGCCATTTTGGGGACGACATTACTTATTTTGGCATGATCGCAAACCTTTAACCCTCATATATGAGGTTTTTTCTCCCTATTTACGCAAGTATTTAGGAAAAATGAGCGAGTCTAATCACTTATAA
- the lnt gene encoding apolipoprotein N-acyltransferase — protein MQIIIAGLSGLLMGLSTAPFSLFYLAWIALIPLWFLIFYQENKVKFTIKSFIFNEKTLIAFIWGLAYHGFAIFWITGIHPMTWMGVPWLASLLIAIFCWLFISIWGAILVVTWSILIRFLDLGKPGKLWLKSPWFKSVSRIIWGVAIWCFLEWFWSQGALWWTSLSYTQSPHNLAILQLSKFSGYSTITASIIVVNALIAEGLILYHNNHKNIRQSIIFLITSLSLFIGLHLLGSFLYNTPFINSDKTAIKVGIIQGNIPNTIKLYPEGWRRAIEGYTKGYEKLANQGVDLVITPETALPFDWNYIVNNSSFYPAIIKKKVPVLLGAFGFKNGSYTNSLFSIDKYGQILSRFDKIKLVPLGEYIPFENILGKIIDRLSPLDSHLIAGKTDQIFKTSFGQAIVGICYESAFSEHFRRQAKAGGEFIVTASNNAHYSQIMPAQHHAQDVIRAIETDRWIARVTNTGYSGIVNPHGQNLWISDINTYEVHQDIIYTRDTQTLYVKFGDWLTFLLLGLGGILWGIKML, from the coding sequence ATGCAAATTATCATAGCGGGTTTAAGTGGCTTATTAATGGGGTTATCAACTGCCCCATTTTCTCTGTTTTATTTAGCTTGGATAGCGTTAATTCCTCTGTGGTTTTTGATATTTTATCAAGAAAATAAAGTAAAGTTCACGATAAAATCTTTTATTTTTAATGAAAAAACTTTAATAGCTTTTATTTGGGGTTTAGCTTATCATGGCTTTGCTATTTTTTGGATTACGGGAATCCATCCTATGACTTGGATGGGTGTTCCTTGGTTAGCAAGTTTATTAATTGCTATTTTTTGTTGGTTATTTATTTCTATTTGGGGTGCTATATTAGTTGTAACTTGGTCTATTTTAATTCGTTTTTTGGATTTAGGTAAACCTGGAAAATTATGGTTAAAATCTCCTTGGTTTAAGTCTGTTTCCCGAATTATATGGGGAGTCGCTATTTGGTGTTTTTTAGAATGGTTTTGGAGTCAGGGGGCTTTATGGTGGACTTCCCTATCTTATACTCAAAGTCCTCATAATTTAGCTATTTTACAACTTAGTAAATTCTCTGGCTATTCAACTATAACGGCAAGTATTATTGTAGTGAATGCTTTAATAGCAGAAGGTCTTATATTATATCACAATAATCATAAAAATATTCGTCAGTCTATTATTTTTTTAATAACTTCTTTGAGCCTATTTATAGGTTTACATTTACTCGGCTCATTTTTATATAATACTCCTTTTATTAACTCCGATAAAACAGCGATTAAAGTAGGTATTATTCAGGGAAATATTCCCAATACTATTAAATTGTATCCTGAAGGATGGCGTAGGGCGATTGAAGGTTATACAAAAGGTTATGAAAAATTAGCAAATCAAGGGGTTGACCTAGTAATTACTCCAGAAACTGCGTTACCTTTTGATTGGAATTATATTGTTAATAATAGCTCGTTTTATCCAGCAATTATCAAGAAAAAAGTACCTGTATTATTAGGTGCATTTGGGTTTAAAAATGGGAGTTATACAAATAGTTTATTCTCGATAGATAAATATGGTCAAATATTAAGTCGCTTTGATAAAATAAAATTAGTTCCTTTGGGTGAATATATTCCCTTTGAGAATATTTTAGGTAAAATTATTGATCGACTTTCTCCCTTAGATAGTCATTTAATAGCAGGTAAAACCGATCAAATCTTTAAGACTTCTTTCGGTCAAGCTATAGTAGGAATTTGTTATGAATCAGCTTTTAGTGAACATTTTCGCCGTCAAGCAAAAGCAGGAGGAGAATTTATTGTTACTGCTTCTAATAATGCTCATTATAGTCAAATAATGCCCGCTCAACATCATGCTCAAGATGTTATTAGAGCGATTGAAACTGATAGATGGATAGCCAGAGTAACTAATACGGGATATTCTGGTATTGTTAATCCTCATGGACAAAATTTATGGATATCTGATATTAACACTTATGAAGTACATCAAGATATAATTTATACAAGAGATACTCAAACTTTATATGTTAAATTTGGTGATTGGTTGACTTTTTTATTATTAGGATTAGGTGGTATTTTATGGGGAATAAAGATGTTATAA
- a CDS encoding type II toxin-antitoxin system HicB family antitoxin translates to MKYSILIQWSEEDSSYIASLPEWGKYARTHGKTYEEALENAKEVLEDLIYAYNQVNKPLPTPQMLQLA, encoded by the coding sequence ATGAAGTATAGCATTTTAATTCAATGGTCTGAGGAAGATAGTTCATATATTGCCAGTTTACCGGAATGGGGTAAATATGCTCGAACTCACGGGAAAACCTATGAAGAAGCTCTTGAAAATGCTAAAGAAGTTTTAGAGGATTTAATATATGCTTATAATCAAGTGAATAAACCTTTACCAACTCCACAGATGCTACAGTTAGCTTAA
- a CDS encoding type II toxin-antitoxin system HicA family toxin — MPKKIRELKQILQKAGFTLLPKRGKGSHSYWVHPLIINPVVLSGKDSKDAQPYQEKDVLAAVKELEQLEQGDES; from the coding sequence ATGCCAAAAAAGATAAGAGAATTAAAACAAATATTACAAAAAGCAGGATTTACACTCTTACCTAAACGGGGAAAAGGCAGTCATTCTTACTGGGTTCATCCCCTTATAATAAATCCTGTAGTCCTTTCTGGTAAAGATAGTAAAGATGCCCAACCTTATCAAGAAAAAGATGTCCTAGCAGCAGTTAAAGAATTAGAACAATTAGAACAAGGGGATGAATCATGA
- a CDS encoding amidase: MNSLDLAFTPALTLAKSIRDRQISPLELTQVYLDRIEQYDPQLGSFFHVAAETALNDAKNKTEQLANTPNINHLPPFFGVPTAIKDLNAVAGMPLTYGVAALKNNIATYDDGIVMRLKGAGCIILGKTATSELGSFPYTEPPGFLPTRNPWHLDYTSGGSSGGSSAAVAAGLCAIAQGSDGGGSIRGPAACCGLVGIKPAKGRVSHAPVGDYQSGISVNGPLTRTVADGAALLDVMSGYITGDPYWLPDPEISFLAATQQISTPLKIAFSDTLPPFNETEVIVKDAVQKAAKLLEEMGHHLEVHYPNVEPLIKPFTRIWQAGVNAARLPDEALSSMNCWLKEQAGTIGDYLQAVHQMQIFSRQLVAFFDQFDVLLLPVYLHQPIKVGAWANLSPEETLTNIINWVAPCPAFNASGLPAISLPVTQDENGLPVGIQLIGKPADELTLISLASQLEMAINSSLFKPQNLPIGSSRLG, translated from the coding sequence ATGAATTCCCTTGACTTAGCATTTACCCCCGCCTTAACCTTAGCTAAATCAATCCGCGATCGCCAGATTTCCCCCTTAGAATTAACCCAAGTTTATCTAGATCGGATTGAACAATATGACCCCCAATTAGGTAGTTTTTTCCATGTTGCGGCCGAAACTGCCCTAAATGATGCTAAAAACAAAACGGAACAATTAGCAAATACCCCAAATATTAATCATTTACCTCCCTTTTTTGGCGTTCCCACTGCTATTAAAGATCTCAACGCTGTAGCAGGAATGCCCTTAACCTATGGAGTAGCTGCCTTGAAAAATAATATCGCTACATATGATGATGGGATAGTAATGCGTCTAAAAGGGGCAGGATGTATTATTTTAGGGAAAACCGCCACCTCCGAATTAGGCTCATTTCCTTACACAGAACCCCCAGGATTTCTCCCCACCCGTAACCCTTGGCATTTAGATTATACATCAGGAGGATCGAGTGGGGGATCATCTGCTGCCGTAGCCGCAGGTTTATGCGCCATAGCCCAAGGTTCTGATGGTGGTGGGTCAATTCGTGGCCCGGCTGCTTGTTGTGGCTTGGTGGGCATAAAACCCGCAAAAGGAAGGGTTTCTCATGCCCCTGTGGGAGACTATCAAAGTGGTATTTCTGTTAATGGCCCCTTAACCCGTACTGTAGCAGATGGGGCGGCTTTATTGGATGTCATGTCAGGTTATATTACGGGTGATCCTTATTGGTTGCCTGATCCGGAAATTTCTTTTTTAGCGGCGACTCAACAGATTTCTACGCCTCTTAAAATTGCTTTTTCTGATACCCTTCCTCCCTTTAATGAGACTGAAGTTATTGTTAAAGATGCGGTACAAAAGGCAGCTAAATTATTAGAAGAAATGGGGCATCATTTAGAAGTACATTATCCAAATGTTGAACCCTTAATTAAGCCATTTACACGAATTTGGCAAGCGGGAGTGAATGCGGCTAGACTTCCAGATGAAGCGTTAAGTTCGATGAATTGTTGGTTAAAAGAACAAGCGGGAACCATTGGAGACTATTTACAAGCAGTGCATCAAATGCAGATTTTTTCCCGTCAATTAGTTGCTTTTTTTGATCAGTTTGATGTGTTATTGTTGCCTGTTTATTTACATCAACCGATAAAAGTTGGGGCATGGGCCAATTTATCCCCAGAAGAAACTTTAACCAATATTATCAATTGGGTGGCTCCTTGTCCAGCCTTTAATGCCAGTGGTTTACCTGCTATTAGTTTACCTGTAACCCAAGATGAAAACGGTTTACCTGTAGGGATTCAATTAATAGGAAAACCAGCAGATGAACTTACTTTAATTAGTTTAGCATCCCAGTTAGAAATGGCAATTAACTCCTCTTTATTTAAGCCTCAAAATTTACCCATTGGCAGTAGTAGGTTGGGTTGA
- a CDS encoding efflux RND transporter periplasmic adaptor subunit, which yields MAQSESTSPALPSLAMSNPNQSTSKRRSWPLIFGLLIVIAGAGWGGNWWLTSRNNSNSNPGALAKEPPPASVKLMTLTKGVIENTSEVVGTVEAKDAITLKPEIDGRISDILVKEGDRIQKGQTLIRLDSSDWDAELYQAQAQLATTQARLAELQAGNRREDIDEAIARLNEAKARLANATRGSRPEEIAQAQAQLTSAIAEAELAQQRVGRYEQLKEQGAISADQYQEYNTQSRSATAAVEEAKSRLSQLQKSRGSDIDELAAAVERESQNVRRLQNGPRLEVIAQAKAEVAEARAKVRIAQVNLNKTQILAPISGMIGDMPIEVGDYVNEGDTLTTLTENNVLELNLSIPLEKASELQLGLPVELLDTQGKATATGTISFISPDVTSNSQLIVAKATFTNINRELLNRQFVRAKVIWEKRPGILIPATAVSRIGAQTFVFVAHPKDKSKSETPQFIAQQRQVELGSLQENNYQILKGVNAGEKIVTAGILSLRDGAPIQPLP from the coding sequence ATGGCTCAGAGCGAATCTACCTCACCTGCTTTACCAAGCCTAGCTATGTCTAATCCTAACCAATCCACCTCTAAACGAAGATCTTGGCCCTTAATTTTCGGGTTACTCATTGTAATAGCGGGGGCCGGTTGGGGCGGAAATTGGTGGTTAACCAGTCGTAATAACTCAAATTCTAACCCTGGTGCCTTAGCAAAAGAACCCCCACCCGCTTCAGTCAAGTTAATGACGCTGACAAAGGGAGTCATTGAGAATACCTCAGAAGTAGTAGGAACCGTTGAAGCTAAAGATGCTATCACCCTCAAACCAGAAATAGACGGGCGAATTAGTGATATTTTGGTTAAAGAAGGCGATCGCATTCAAAAAGGACAAACTCTTATACGCTTAGATAGTAGTGATTGGGATGCCGAATTATATCAAGCCCAAGCCCAATTAGCAACTACTCAAGCCCGTTTAGCCGAACTTCAAGCCGGAAACCGTCGAGAAGATATTGACGAAGCGATCGCCCGTCTTAATGAAGCCAAAGCCCGTTTAGCCAATGCCACTAGGGGAAGTCGTCCCGAAGAAATTGCTCAAGCCCAAGCCCAATTAACTTCTGCGATCGCTGAAGCAGAATTAGCTCAGCAACGAGTAGGACGCTATGAGCAACTTAAAGAACAAGGGGCCATCTCAGCCGATCAATATCAAGAATATAACACCCAGTCCCGTAGTGCAACGGCTGCTGTAGAGGAAGCTAAAAGTCGCCTCAGTCAACTGCAAAAGAGTCGGGGATCTGATATTGATGAATTAGCCGCAGCAGTAGAACGAGAGTCCCAAAATGTCCGACGACTGCAAAATGGCCCCCGTTTAGAAGTTATTGCCCAGGCTAAAGCTGAAGTAGCAGAAGCTAGGGCTAAAGTGCGTATTGCCCAGGTAAACCTCAATAAAACTCAAATTTTGGCTCCAATTTCGGGCATGATTGGGGATATGCCTATTGAAGTGGGAGATTATGTTAATGAAGGAGATACTTTAACCACCCTCACAGAAAATAATGTTTTAGAACTTAACTTATCTATTCCTTTAGAAAAAGCTTCTGAGTTACAGTTAGGTTTACCTGTAGAATTGTTAGATACTCAAGGAAAAGCGACTGCTACAGGAACCATCAGTTTTATCTCTCCTGATGTCACTTCTAATTCTCAATTAATTGTAGCTAAAGCAACTTTTACAAATATCAACAGGGAACTCCTTAACCGTCAATTTGTACGAGCTAAAGTTATTTGGGAAAAACGTCCTGGCATTTTAATTCCAGCGACTGCAGTATCTCGTATTGGCGCACAAACCTTTGTTTTTGTGGCTCATCCCAAGGACAAATCTAAATCAGAAACTCCCCAATTTATTGCTCAACAAAGACAAGTAGAATTAGGCAGTTTACAAGAAAATAACTATCAGATATTAAAAGGAGTAAACGCTGGAGAAAAAATAGTTACGGCCGGAATTCTTAGCCTTAGAGATGGTGCGCCTATTCAACCCCTGCCCTAA